The following proteins are co-located in the Pseudomonas sp. ATCC 13867 genome:
- a CDS encoding putative quinol monooxygenase yields MSDLHIVVGLRAKKGKERELEKDLIALVEPTRKEEGNLRYELFVNDEDPGYFVFVEQWTSADAQLRHHNHGPHIQHFNAHGATNVESITFLHRLTRIA; encoded by the coding sequence GTTGGCCTGCGGGCCAAGAAGGGCAAGGAGCGGGAACTGGAAAAGGACCTCATCGCGCTGGTCGAACCTACTCGCAAGGAGGAGGGCAACCTACGCTATGAACTGTTCGTGAATGACGAGGATCCCGGGTATTTCGTTTTTGTCGAACAGTGGACGTCGGCCGACGCCCAACTGAGGCATCACAACCACGGCCCGCACATCCAGCATTTCAATGCACATGGGGCGACCAACGTCGAGAGCATCACTTTCCTGCATCGGTTGACCCGCATCGCCTGA